From Ignavibacteriota bacterium:
CAAGATGAGTTCCGACATCCCCGGGCTGGTGGAGACGTCGACGAACGTCGCTACGATCAAGACGACGAAGAAAGCGGTGGAGATGGCGACGAGCCAGCGGAGTTCGGTGGCATCGGAGATCATGGATGTCTGCCACACGGTCCGGGCGATCTTCGAATTAGGCGGTGCAGAGGCGAGCCATACCGATGGGTATCCGGGCTGGAAGCCGGACCTCAACTCACCGGTCCTCAAGGTCGCGAAGCAGACGTACAAGAACCTGTATGGCAAGGAAACGGAAGTGAAGGCGATCCACGCCGGTCTCGAATGCGGGATCATCGGGGAACGCTATCCTGGCATGGATATGCTGAGCTTCGGGCCGACACTCGAGATGGTGCACTCACCGGAAGAGCGCATGCACATCGATACGGTCGAGAAGTACTGGAACTTCCTGCTGGGTATTCTGAAGAACATGAAGTGATGTGACCCCGGACGTGTAGGGGCGGTGCATGCACCGCCCCTACGTCACGTTCGTATGGCCCTGGTGCCCCTGTGTTCTCGATCCTGATGGCTACCGGACCAGCAGGAGTTTCCGGTTGGCCGTGAACGTCCCCGCGATCATCCGGCAGTAGTACACCCCCGAAGGAAGTCCCGCCGCATCGAAGGTGACCTCGTGCAGCCCTTCGCCCCGTTCTCCTTCCACAAGCGTCGCAACCTCCGACCCCAGCGTGTTGTAGATCCGTATCTGCACCTGTGATGCTGTGGGCAAGGCGTACCGGATGGTCGTAGACGGATTGAACGGATTCGGATAGTTCTGCATGAGTCCATACGTTGCCGGCGCGCTGACGTCCGCACCCTGGCGTATCCCCGCGATCTCCCCGATCCTCGGGGTCAACGGCGCCGCAGTGTTGAAGAAGTAGTCGATCAGCGCATTGAATGCAGGGGGATTTGACCCCGCATTCCCCGCGAACGGGCCGATCGCCGTAAGCGTGATGGTTGCCGGGAATGTCACTGCGCTCCGCCAGCTCGTCCCATTGCTCGAGAATGAACCTGTCCAGGTGTTGCCCGTACGCTGGACGCGGAGATACAGCGGCGCTCCGCTGGCAATGACGGTATCCTTCCTGACCGTGGGACTCCCTGCGCTGAAGCTGGCGGCGAAGAAGCGCGTGTTGGCTGCGTCGCGCACGAAGTCGAAACGGACGAACGTGGTCGCATCCTGCACGGCGATGATGCCGGCCGTCTGGTACTCCGCGCTCATGGCCGCATCGAATTTCGCTTCCACGGATACATCGGCATTCGGCACCGTCTGCAGGAGGCGGGGCGCGTTCATGGAGCCGGTCCAGAGGTCGTGCTCCGTGCCGGCCGGGATGGCGAAGCGCACCGCGGATCCCGTCATCGAAACGGATGCATCGCCGAGCGGATTGACGAAGGTCCAGAGCGATCCGTTCAGGGACGGTCCATTGAAATTGTCCGACGCGACACCAACGGGTGGTGTCATGACATGGAGCCTGGCGCCGGCGCTGGTATCGGCGCCGACGCTGTTGGTGACGATACACCGGAACATCGCCCCGCTGTCGGCGGCTGACGTGGCGCTGATCGTGTAGGAAGCAGATGAGGCAGAGGCGATCGGTGCCCCGTTCCTTTGCCATTGAAATGTCAGCGGGGTGGTGCCGGATGCCGTGATGGTGAATGTTGCAGGCTGTCCGGCAGTGACCGTTGCTGCCTGGGGATCCGTGAGCACCGTGGGTGCCACCGGCACCGGCGGACCGTCCTCAGGAGCGATCGGTGAAGAGGTATTGAACACATAGTCGATCAGCGCCGTGAACGCCGGCGTCGATGAGACCGGAACCCCGTGGTTCCCCGCAAACGGGCCCGCCGCCGTCACGGTGAGGGGCTGACTGAACACCGCTGCGGTGACCCACTGGGTCCCGTTCACAGAATAGGATCCGGTCCAGGTGGAACCCTCCCGGCGCACGCGGAGATGGATCGCGCCGCTGGCGACGATCGCGGTGTCCTTGCGGACCGTCGCTGAACCGCCGAAGAACGTTGCGGCGAAGAAACGCGTTGAGGACGCATCTTTGACGATGTCGAACCGGATGAGGTTCGATGCATCCTGCTGGACGATGATCCCCTGCATCTGATACTGCGTCGCAAGGCTCGACTCGAACCTGACGTCCATCGAGAAATCGGTATTCGGGATCGACTGGACGATGCGGGGCGCGTTGAAGCCGCCGGTCCAGAGGTCATGCGAGACCCCGGCAGGGATCGTGATCGCCAGGCGCGCATCCTGTGTTCCGGTTCCCGTGAGAGCAAAGGATGCATCCCCGAGGGGATCCACCATGCTCCACAATGAGGTATTGATCGACGGCCCGCTGAAATCGTCAGAGGTCACGGCAGGTGATGCCGGGATCTGCGTCACCGTGAGCACCGCTGTATTGCTGACCGCGTTCCCGGAACCATTGGTGACCACACAGCGGAAACCCGCCCCGCTGTCGGCTGCCGTGGCCGCCGGTATGGTATACGAGGATGCCGTGGCCCCATTGATGGGAATGGTGTTGCGTTGCCACTCATACGAGAATGGCCCGGTCCCGCTCGCGCTGACCGTGAAGGTCACCGGTTGGCCCGCGACAACGGCCTGCGATTGTGGGTGTCCGATGATCGTGGGCGGCAGGGGGGTGATGGAACCGTCTTCGGGGTCGATCGGCGATGCCGTGTTGAAGACGTAGTCGACGAGCGACGTGAAGGCCGGTGGCGTGGAACCCGCGTTGCCTGCGAAGGGGCCGATCCCCGTGAGCGTGAGCGTGGAGGAGAAACTCACTGTGGTCTTCCACGTGCTCCCATCATAGGAGAACGAGCCGGTCCACGTGTTGCCCGTGCGGTTGACGCGCAGGTACAGGGGCGAGCCGCTTGTGATGGCCGTGTCCTTCCGTACCGTGGGCAGGCCGCCGTTGAACGTGGCAGCGAAGAAACGGGTCCTGGAAGCATCACGGACGAAGTCGAATCTGATGAACGTGGATGCGTCCTGCACCGCGATGAGCCCCTGTGTCTGATACTCGGCATTCATGGTGCCATCGAACTTCACGTCGACAGTGAAGTCCGCATCCGGGACGGACTGCAGGAGGCGCGGGGCCGTAAGTGTCCCCGTCCAGAGGTCATGCGTCGTGCCGGCCGGTACGGTGATCGCGAGGCGCGCATCCTGAGTCCCGGTTCCTGTGACAGCGAATGTCGCGTCTCCGAGCGGGTCGACCGCTGACCAGAGCGCACTGTTGATCGCGGGGCCGCTGAAATCATCCGATACGATGGTGTTCGCTGACGGGGGGATGCGTTGGACGGTAAGGCGGACCGCACGTGAGGTGTCGGTCCCCGTACCATCGCTGACAATGCACCGCAGCAGCGCACCACTGTCGGATGCCGCGGCGTTCGCGATGACGTACCGTGCAGAGTTCGCTCCGGGGATCGGGGAACCGTTCTTCTGCCACTCGTAGCTCAGCCCGGGATCGCCAAAGGCGATCACCTGGAATGAGGTCGAATCGTTCTCCATGACCGCGCGGGCCCGGGGGTGCATCGCGATCACAGGGAAGGGCGGGGGCGTGGTCACGATCGTGGCAACCGCACGATCGTAGAGCACCGCGTGACCGGCATTGTTCAGGTGGACCTGGTCCGAGTCGTAGATCGGGAGGATCCTTCCGTCGGCATCGGCGACACCCGTCCAAAAGTCGACAGCCCTGTCCGGGAAGGCCTCGAAGGTCGATTGTACCATCGTGGCGAGGAGCGCTCGTGCCGCCACATCACCATTGGTTCGCGGTTGGGGCGTTGAGATCCACACGGGGACTTGCTGTGCTGCTGCCGCGGCAACGATGGCGGTGTAGTTCGCCATCTGGAGCTCGATCGGAACATGGAGGTCGCAGTCGTTCGTCGGTAAATTGATGATGATCAGGCTCGGGTTGAGTGCGAGTGCCGCCGTGATGTTGTTGTTCGTTGCAGGGGAGTATTCACTGGTGTTCCAGGGGGAGGGAGGCACATTTCCCGTGGGCATGACGCTGAATGTGGTGTATCCGCCGACCCCCAGATTGATGACCTCAGAACCCGGGACCGTCGTCGCAAGATACGCCGTGTACCGGTTGACCCATGAAAGGGAGAGCGGACTGGCATTGGCCCCGGCTGCGGTTGATGATCCCAGGACAACGACGCGGAGCGTGGTTCCCTGCGCGATAGCCTTTGCCGGCTGCATGATGCTGAGGAGACAAAAGAGGAAAAGGCTCAGGCGGGCTGCAGCTCTGCCGGAACGGAGGTCAAAGGCCATTGAAGCCCCGAATTGGTATATGAGGGAGAATTTGGGGCCGGCCTTCGGAATGGGATCCAGGAATGGGGTGCAGGTGGATCGATGTCAAAGGACCGGGTATATAAAGAGAGCTAATGCTATCAGAACGCAGGTAGCTTGAAAAATGTTCCGGTTTTTGCCGTAAAATCTTCGAATATGCAGAATTTCCGGAAAAGCGCAGATCGACCCCGTTCCAGCCGCGACGGACTATTTAATCAGAATCATCCGCTTCGTGGACACGAATCCGCCTGACGTCATACGACACAGATACACGCCGCTGGGCAGCCCGGCTGCATTCCAGATCACGGTGTACTTCCCCGGGTCCCGCACTTCATTGACCAGGATTGCGATCTGCTGCCCCAGCACATTATGAATGGCAACCGTGGTCAACTGTCGGTCGGGAAGAGTGAACTCGATCCTGGTCGAAGGGTTGAATGGGTTCGGATAATTCTGGCCGAGTGCGTACTCCGTCGGCCTGGCGTCCGCCGGCTCTCCAGTTCCCGTCGTCAGAAGCGAAGCATTCCTCCCATCACGGGCATCCTCCAGTTCGGCCACGACGGTTCCGGATGAGATCAACCGGAGGGTGAACAATTCGCCGTTCACGGGGATCCCCTGGCCGGATCCGGTGGGAGCGGCGATATGAACTTCCAGGTCCTCCTCTCCCGCGCGGGTATAGACGAACGGAGATGGAGCAACCGCTTGAAGCAGTGCACCCGGCAGGAGTCCGGCGAACCGGTGCGCGATGCCGGGGAACCGCAGGGAGAGTCCATGGAGGCCAGCATCCGTGCCACGGAGGAAGACGGGGAGGATGGTTGTATCCCCGCTGCTCCGGCTTGCCCCCACTTCAACGATAAGGGGCACCGACCCGGTGCGGACGGTCTTGGGAACCGGCGCGGGCCCCGTCGTGCCGTACA
This genomic window contains:
- a CDS encoding DUF1349 domain-containing protein; amino-acid sequence: MAFDLRSGRAAARLSLFLFCLLSIMQPAKAIAQGTTLRVVVLGSSTAAGANASPLSLSWVNRYTAYLATTVPGSEVINLGVGGYTTFSVMPTGNVPPSPWNTSEYSPATNNNITAALALNPSLIIINLPTNDCDLHVPIELQMANYTAIVAAAAAQQVPVWISTPQPRTNGDVAARALLATMVQSTFEAFPDRAVDFWTGVADADGRILPIYDSDQVHLNNAGHAVLYDRAVATIVTTPPPFPVIAMHPRARAVMENDSTSFQVIAFGDPGLSYEWQKNGSPIPGANSARYVIANAAASDSGALLRCIVSDGTGTDTSRAVRLTVQRIPPSANTIVSDDFSGPAINSALWSAVDPLGDATFAVTGTGTQDARLAITVPAGTTHDLWTGTLTAPRLLQSVPDADFTVDVKFDGTMNAEYQTQGLIAVQDASTFIRFDFVRDASRTRFFAATFNGGLPTVRKDTAITSGSPLYLRVNRTGNTWTGSFSYDGSTWKTTVSFSSTLTLTGIGPFAGNAGSTPPAFTSLVDYVFNTASPIDPEDGSITPLPPTIIGHPQSQAVVAGQPVTFTVSASGTGPFSYEWQRNTIPINGATASSYTIPAATAADSGAGFRCVVTNGSGNAVSNTAVLTVTQIPASPAVTSDDFSGPSINTSLWSMVDPLGDASFALTGTGTQDARLAITIPAGVSHDLWTGGFNAPRIVQSIPNTDFSMDVRFESSLATQYQMQGIIVQQDASNLIRFDIVKDASSTRFFAATFFGGSATVRKDTAIVASGAIHLRVRREGSTWTGSYSVNGTQWVTAAVFSQPLTVTAAGPFAGNHGVPVSSTPAFTALIDYVFNTSSPIAPEDGPPVPVAPTVLTDPQAATVTAGQPATFTITASGTTPLTFQWQRNGAPIASASSASYTISATSAADSGAMFRCIVTNSVGADTSAGARLHVMTPPVGVASDNFNGPSLNGSLWTFVNPLGDASVSMTGSAVRFAIPAGTEHDLWTGSMNAPRLLQTVPNADVSVEAKFDAAMSAEYQTAGIIAVQDATTFVRFDFVRDAANTRFFAASFSAGSPTVRKDTVIASGAPLYLRVQRTGNTWTGSFSSNGTSWRSAVTFPATITLTAIGPFAGNAGSNPPAFNALIDYFFNTAAPLTPRIGEIAGIRQGADVSAPATYGLMQNYPNPFNPSTTIRYALPTASQVQIRIYNTLGSEVATLVEGERGEGLHEVTFDAAGLPSGVYYCRMIAGTFTANRKLLLVR